A genomic region of Oncorhynchus mykiss isolate Arlee chromosome 2, USDA_OmykA_1.1, whole genome shotgun sequence contains the following coding sequences:
- the LOC110537544 gene encoding NXPE family member 3-like isoform X2, with translation MDTMWRSLSRYICIFFLLALSGLFFLFSNMNILEKLNCQAVSMFYRHQSNIHSALLPEGPSPLDRNQSYCSQEPSLEEALEERDLLESIAWPQPLPHSVNVSLKQTSDPAHSLFVILPAGGRREWHVGNQLEALVHMHDFQGRPKSYGGDFLLARLHSSTLGAGVAGQVLDHRNGTYSAIFPLLWQGSAQVEVTLVHPSEAIHVLRRIREERPDRIPFQSLFRSGKLSQTTVCNLCLPTNQKPLCNYTDPHTGEPWYCYKPKLLSCDTRINHARGPYVNHLLVNKEALLFQSGVNIKVPIHPSGSDSVIVLPEKKDKADVERSSMKTESTRITPSGYYFQGSWRALGGGVMRQFNISSATQCLKGKVVYMYGDSTVRQWFEYLNTLVPGKSCGIFHSLLCFLTLSSFCPTPNSPFLFVTDLKEFNLYSPKNVGPFMAVDSTHNILLKYRCHGPPIRFNTVIASEMRYVANELDGLTGGSNTVVFISIWSHFSTFPVQVYIRRLRHIRRAVVRLLNRASGTLVVLRSANLQALDPKVSLYNSDWFSVQLDGVLRAMFKGLDVVLIDAWEMTLAHHLPHALHPPPIIIKNMIDIILSQVCPE, from the exons ATGGACACCATGTGGAGGAGCCTGTCCAGATATATATGTATCTTCTTCCTGCTGGCCCTGTCAGGCCTCTTCTTCCTGTTCAGCAACATGAACATTCTGGAG AAGCTCAACTGCCAAGCAGTGTCAATGTTCTACCGGCACCAAAGCAACATCCACTCAGCTTTGCTCCCAGAGGGCCCTTCTCCTCTGGACCGCAATCAGAGCTACTGTAGCCAGGAGCCCTCACTGGAGGAGGCTCTGGAGGAGCGTGACCTCCTAGAGTCCATCGCCTGGCCACAGCCTCTGCCCCATTCTGTGAATGTGTCCCTGAAACAGACCAGTGACCCTGCACACAGCCTTTTTGTGATCCTGCCAGCAGGGGGCAGGAGAGAGTGGCACGTGGGGAACCAGTTGGAGGCTCTGGTCCATATGCATGACTTCCAGGGGCGTCCCAAGAGCTATGGTGGAGACTTCTTGCTGGCCCGGCTGCATTCCTCCACATTAGGGGCAGGCGTTGCAGGACAGGTGCTGGACCACAGGAATGGGACCTACTCTGCCATTTTCCCGTTACTATGGCAGGGGTCTGCACAGGTGGAGGTGACACTGGTCCATCCTAGTGAGGCAATTCATGTTCTACGACGGATACGAGAGGAACGGCCCGACCGGATTCCCTTTCAGAGTCTGTTCCGCTCTGGAAAACTGTCCCAGACAACTGTATGTAACCTGTGTCTGCCGACCAACCAGAAGCCGCTGTGCAATTACACAGACCCCCACACAGGGGAGCCCTGGTACTGCTACAAGCCCAAGCTGCTGAGCTGTGACACACGGATCAACCACGCCAGGGGACCCTATGTGAACCATCTGCTCGTGAACAAGGAGGCATTGCTCTTTCAAAG TGGTGTAAATATCAAAGTTCCCATTCATCCTTCAGGGTCTGACAGTGTCATTGTGCTGCCTGAGAAAAAAG ACAAAGCAGACGTGGAGAGAAGCAGCATGAAGACAGAGTCTACCAGGATCACTCCTTCCGGGTATTACTTCCAAGGGTCATGGCGAGCTCTGGGTGGTGGTGTGATGCGCCAGTTTAACATCTCATCTGCCACTCAGTGTCTGAAGGGCAAGGTGGTGTACATGTACGGAGACTCTACTGTCAGACAGTGGTTCGAGTACCTCAACACCTTAGTACCAGGTAAGTCTTGCGGCATCTTTCACTCTCTACTGTGCTTTCTAACACTCTCTTCTTTTTGTCCAACTCCCAACTCGCCCTTCCTCTTTGTGACAGACCTGAAGGAGTTCAACCTTTACAGTCCTAAGAATGTGGGGCCCTTCATGGCAGTGGACAGCAcccacaacatcctgctgaaataCCGTTGTCACGGTCCTCCAATCCGCTTCAACACTGTCATCGCCAGTGAGATGCGCTATGTAGCTAATGAGCTGGATGGCCTAACTGGTGGGTCAAATACTGTGGTGTTCATCAGCATATGGTCCCATTTCAGCACCTTCCCTGTGCAGGTATACATTCGCCGACTACGCCACATTCGGCGGGCGGTGGTGCGGCTTCTGAACCGGGCTTCGGGGACCCTGGTGGTGTTGCGCTCGGCCAACCTCCAGGCCCTGGACCCAAAAGTGAGCCTGTACAATAGTGACTGGTTCTCAGTGCAGCTGGATGGGGTGCTCAGGGCTATGTTCAAGGGTCTGGATGTTGTACTGATAGACGCCTGGGAGATGACCCTTGCCCACCACCTCCCCCATGCCCTCCACCCACCTCCTATCATCATCAAGAACATGATAGACATTATCCTCTCTCAAGTCTGCCCAGAGTAG
- the LOC110537544 gene encoding NXPE family member 3-like isoform X3, which produces MDTMWRSLSRYICIFFLLALSGLFFLFSNMNILEQKLNCQAVSMFYRHQSNIHSALLPEGPSPLDRNQSYCSQEPSLEEALEERDLLESIAWPQPLPHSVNVSLKQTSDPAHSLFVILPAGGRREWHVGNQLEALVHMHDFQGRPKSYGGDFLLARLHSSTLGAGVAGQVLDHRNGTYSAIFPLLWQGSAQVEVTLVHPSEAIHVLRRIREERPDRIPFQSLFRSGKLSQTTVCNLCLPTNQKPLCNYTDPHTGEPWYCYKPKLLSCDTRINHARGPYVNHLLVNKEALLFQSGVNIKVPIHPSGSDSVIVLPEKKDKADVERSSMKTESTRITPSGYYFQGSWRALGGGVMRQFNISSATQCLKGKVVYMYGDSTVRQWFEYLNTLVPDLKEFNLYSPKNVGPFMAVDSTHNILLKYRCHGPPIRFNTVIASEMRYVANELDGLTGGSNTVVFISIWSHFSTFPVQVYIRRLRHIRRAVVRLLNRASGTLVVLRSANLQALDPKVSLYNSDWFSVQLDGVLRAMFKGLDVVLIDAWEMTLAHHLPHALHPPPIIIKNMIDIILSQVCPE; this is translated from the exons ATGGACACCATGTGGAGGAGCCTGTCCAGATATATATGTATCTTCTTCCTGCTGGCCCTGTCAGGCCTCTTCTTCCTGTTCAGCAACATGAACATTCTGGAG CAGAAGCTCAACTGCCAAGCAGTGTCAATGTTCTACCGGCACCAAAGCAACATCCACTCAGCTTTGCTCCCAGAGGGCCCTTCTCCTCTGGACCGCAATCAGAGCTACTGTAGCCAGGAGCCCTCACTGGAGGAGGCTCTGGAGGAGCGTGACCTCCTAGAGTCCATCGCCTGGCCACAGCCTCTGCCCCATTCTGTGAATGTGTCCCTGAAACAGACCAGTGACCCTGCACACAGCCTTTTTGTGATCCTGCCAGCAGGGGGCAGGAGAGAGTGGCACGTGGGGAACCAGTTGGAGGCTCTGGTCCATATGCATGACTTCCAGGGGCGTCCCAAGAGCTATGGTGGAGACTTCTTGCTGGCCCGGCTGCATTCCTCCACATTAGGGGCAGGCGTTGCAGGACAGGTGCTGGACCACAGGAATGGGACCTACTCTGCCATTTTCCCGTTACTATGGCAGGGGTCTGCACAGGTGGAGGTGACACTGGTCCATCCTAGTGAGGCAATTCATGTTCTACGACGGATACGAGAGGAACGGCCCGACCGGATTCCCTTTCAGAGTCTGTTCCGCTCTGGAAAACTGTCCCAGACAACTGTATGTAACCTGTGTCTGCCGACCAACCAGAAGCCGCTGTGCAATTACACAGACCCCCACACAGGGGAGCCCTGGTACTGCTACAAGCCCAAGCTGCTGAGCTGTGACACACGGATCAACCACGCCAGGGGACCCTATGTGAACCATCTGCTCGTGAACAAGGAGGCATTGCTCTTTCAAAG TGGTGTAAATATCAAAGTTCCCATTCATCCTTCAGGGTCTGACAGTGTCATTGTGCTGCCTGAGAAAAAAG ACAAAGCAGACGTGGAGAGAAGCAGCATGAAGACAGAGTCTACCAGGATCACTCCTTCCGGGTATTACTTCCAAGGGTCATGGCGAGCTCTGGGTGGTGGTGTGATGCGCCAGTTTAACATCTCATCTGCCACTCAGTGTCTGAAGGGCAAGGTGGTGTACATGTACGGAGACTCTACTGTCAGACAGTGGTTCGAGTACCTCAACACCTTAGTACCAG ACCTGAAGGAGTTCAACCTTTACAGTCCTAAGAATGTGGGGCCCTTCATGGCAGTGGACAGCAcccacaacatcctgctgaaataCCGTTGTCACGGTCCTCCAATCCGCTTCAACACTGTCATCGCCAGTGAGATGCGCTATGTAGCTAATGAGCTGGATGGCCTAACTGGTGGGTCAAATACTGTGGTGTTCATCAGCATATGGTCCCATTTCAGCACCTTCCCTGTGCAGGTATACATTCGCCGACTACGCCACATTCGGCGGGCGGTGGTGCGGCTTCTGAACCGGGCTTCGGGGACCCTGGTGGTGTTGCGCTCGGCCAACCTCCAGGCCCTGGACCCAAAAGTGAGCCTGTACAATAGTGACTGGTTCTCAGTGCAGCTGGATGGGGTGCTCAGGGCTATGTTCAAGGGTCTGGATGTTGTACTGATAGACGCCTGGGAGATGACCCTTGCCCACCACCTCCCCCATGCCCTCCACCCACCTCCTATCATCATCAAGAACATGATAGACATTATCCTCTCTCAAGTCTGCCCAGAGTAG
- the LOC110537544 gene encoding NXPE family member 3-like isoform X1, which translates to MDTMWRSLSRYICIFFLLALSGLFFLFSNMNILEQKLNCQAVSMFYRHQSNIHSALLPEGPSPLDRNQSYCSQEPSLEEALEERDLLESIAWPQPLPHSVNVSLKQTSDPAHSLFVILPAGGRREWHVGNQLEALVHMHDFQGRPKSYGGDFLLARLHSSTLGAGVAGQVLDHRNGTYSAIFPLLWQGSAQVEVTLVHPSEAIHVLRRIREERPDRIPFQSLFRSGKLSQTTVCNLCLPTNQKPLCNYTDPHTGEPWYCYKPKLLSCDTRINHARGPYVNHLLVNKEALLFQSGVNIKVPIHPSGSDSVIVLPEKKDKADVERSSMKTESTRITPSGYYFQGSWRALGGGVMRQFNISSATQCLKGKVVYMYGDSTVRQWFEYLNTLVPGKSCGIFHSLLCFLTLSSFCPTPNSPFLFVTDLKEFNLYSPKNVGPFMAVDSTHNILLKYRCHGPPIRFNTVIASEMRYVANELDGLTGGSNTVVFISIWSHFSTFPVQVYIRRLRHIRRAVVRLLNRASGTLVVLRSANLQALDPKVSLYNSDWFSVQLDGVLRAMFKGLDVVLIDAWEMTLAHHLPHALHPPPIIIKNMIDIILSQVCPE; encoded by the exons ATGGACACCATGTGGAGGAGCCTGTCCAGATATATATGTATCTTCTTCCTGCTGGCCCTGTCAGGCCTCTTCTTCCTGTTCAGCAACATGAACATTCTGGAG CAGAAGCTCAACTGCCAAGCAGTGTCAATGTTCTACCGGCACCAAAGCAACATCCACTCAGCTTTGCTCCCAGAGGGCCCTTCTCCTCTGGACCGCAATCAGAGCTACTGTAGCCAGGAGCCCTCACTGGAGGAGGCTCTGGAGGAGCGTGACCTCCTAGAGTCCATCGCCTGGCCACAGCCTCTGCCCCATTCTGTGAATGTGTCCCTGAAACAGACCAGTGACCCTGCACACAGCCTTTTTGTGATCCTGCCAGCAGGGGGCAGGAGAGAGTGGCACGTGGGGAACCAGTTGGAGGCTCTGGTCCATATGCATGACTTCCAGGGGCGTCCCAAGAGCTATGGTGGAGACTTCTTGCTGGCCCGGCTGCATTCCTCCACATTAGGGGCAGGCGTTGCAGGACAGGTGCTGGACCACAGGAATGGGACCTACTCTGCCATTTTCCCGTTACTATGGCAGGGGTCTGCACAGGTGGAGGTGACACTGGTCCATCCTAGTGAGGCAATTCATGTTCTACGACGGATACGAGAGGAACGGCCCGACCGGATTCCCTTTCAGAGTCTGTTCCGCTCTGGAAAACTGTCCCAGACAACTGTATGTAACCTGTGTCTGCCGACCAACCAGAAGCCGCTGTGCAATTACACAGACCCCCACACAGGGGAGCCCTGGTACTGCTACAAGCCCAAGCTGCTGAGCTGTGACACACGGATCAACCACGCCAGGGGACCCTATGTGAACCATCTGCTCGTGAACAAGGAGGCATTGCTCTTTCAAAG TGGTGTAAATATCAAAGTTCCCATTCATCCTTCAGGGTCTGACAGTGTCATTGTGCTGCCTGAGAAAAAAG ACAAAGCAGACGTGGAGAGAAGCAGCATGAAGACAGAGTCTACCAGGATCACTCCTTCCGGGTATTACTTCCAAGGGTCATGGCGAGCTCTGGGTGGTGGTGTGATGCGCCAGTTTAACATCTCATCTGCCACTCAGTGTCTGAAGGGCAAGGTGGTGTACATGTACGGAGACTCTACTGTCAGACAGTGGTTCGAGTACCTCAACACCTTAGTACCAGGTAAGTCTTGCGGCATCTTTCACTCTCTACTGTGCTTTCTAACACTCTCTTCTTTTTGTCCAACTCCCAACTCGCCCTTCCTCTTTGTGACAGACCTGAAGGAGTTCAACCTTTACAGTCCTAAGAATGTGGGGCCCTTCATGGCAGTGGACAGCAcccacaacatcctgctgaaataCCGTTGTCACGGTCCTCCAATCCGCTTCAACACTGTCATCGCCAGTGAGATGCGCTATGTAGCTAATGAGCTGGATGGCCTAACTGGTGGGTCAAATACTGTGGTGTTCATCAGCATATGGTCCCATTTCAGCACCTTCCCTGTGCAGGTATACATTCGCCGACTACGCCACATTCGGCGGGCGGTGGTGCGGCTTCTGAACCGGGCTTCGGGGACCCTGGTGGTGTTGCGCTCGGCCAACCTCCAGGCCCTGGACCCAAAAGTGAGCCTGTACAATAGTGACTGGTTCTCAGTGCAGCTGGATGGGGTGCTCAGGGCTATGTTCAAGGGTCTGGATGTTGTACTGATAGACGCCTGGGAGATGACCCTTGCCCACCACCTCCCCCATGCCCTCCACCCACCTCCTATCATCATCAAGAACATGATAGACATTATCCTCTCTCAAGTCTGCCCAGAGTAG